The following nucleotide sequence is from Synechococcus sp. KORDI-52.
TCGTAAATCGAGAGATGGGGGGCCTGACTGGCAATGGCCTGATCCAACTGCTCCTCCCAGCCGGCCAGGGTCTGGCCGGGGAGGTTCTGCATGAGATCGAGACTCCAGGACCGGAGCGCGCCATCGCGCCAGGCCTGAACCAGCCACGCGATCGCCGCATGGAGGTCGCTCTGGCGGTGCCGACGCCCCAGCTGCTCGAGCACCGCATCATCAAAGCTCTGGCCCCCCAGGCTGATGCGGTTCACGCCATGGGCCAGAACGGAGGCCAACTGCGCGGAATCAAAGCTGGCCGGATCCATCTCCAGGGTGATTTCCGCACCCTGTTGGAGCCCGAACTTGTTGGCCAAGGCACCGAGCAAGGCTCCGATCTGATCGGGGCATAACAGCGATGGGGTTCCCCCGCCGATGTACACCGTTGACAGGGGCGGACCGCTTGGGGCAGAAGCGATCTCCCGATGCAGCAAGCTCAGGTACTCATGGATCGAGCGACTGCCAGGCCCATGGTCGGCACGGGCCTGGTCCCCCAGGGGCACAACGGCGAAGTCGCAGTAGTAACAGCGCCGGTGGCAAAAGGGAATGTGCAGATAGGCGCTGCGGGGCGGGATGGGATAAGGCATGCTTCTGGCATCTGGATCGAGCTGCCACGACCTGAACCCATGGTGGATCCGCTCATCCTGCTTCTGTTTGTTGTCTCGGGCGCAGCCGCAGGCTGGATGGGGATTCACCTGCTGCCGGATGGGCTGGTGAGTTCAACCACCAATGCCGAACAGCTGCGTCTTCAGCTCAGCGGAGCTGGCGGCGGCATTGGCTTGATTGCAGGCCTGGTGTTCAACAAGCTGCGGATGCGCCTGATGCAACAGGTGCGCACCATGCCCACCGATTTGCTGGTGAGCCGGGCTGTGGGCCTGATCCTGGGGCTGCTGGTGGCCAACCTGCTGCTGCTGCCCGTTCTCCTGCTTCCGTTTTCCGGGGGAATTGTTCTGCTCAAACCACTGCTGGCGGTGGTGAGCAACGTCTTTTTTGGAGTTCTTGGAAGCAACCTGGCGGAAGTGCATGGGCGCACGCTGCTGCGCCTGTTCAATCCCGCCAGCACGGAAGCCCTGCTCGTGGCCGATGGGGTGCTGACCCCC
It contains:
- the hemW gene encoding radical SAM family heme chaperone HemW, which gives rise to MPYPIPPRSAYLHIPFCHRRCYYCDFAVVPLGDQARADHGPGSRSIHEYLSLLHREIASAPSGPPLSTVYIGGGTPSLLCPDQIGALLGALANKFGLQQGAEITLEMDPASFDSAQLASVLAHGVNRISLGGQSFDDAVLEQLGRRHRQSDLHAAIAWLVQAWRDGALRSWSLDLMQNLPGQTLAGWEEQLDQAIASQAPHLSIYDLSVEPGTVFDRQRSLGLLKLPEDDLAVALMERTTQRLAAAGLSRYEISNHARPGHASRHNRVYWSGAGWWGFGMGATSAPWGVRLARPRTRAAYAAWLDHPPLETVAEAGLPLDDQLLVGLRRREGVTLQGPDADALVRRWQPFIERGWLQQRAGRWCLSDPEGMALSNQVLIEVILWWEECGSGSGSPTLSTLR